GCCGCGGTGGAGACCGCCCTGATCAAGAACGTCTCGCTGGCCGTCTCCGGTGACCAGGCCCAGCTCAAGAACGCCATGAAGTCCCTCGAGCGGGATCTCGACCTGGCCCTCGGGAGGAACTGATGAAACAACAACGCTGGCTCCCGTGGGTCTTCCTGGCCCCCACCATCGCGGGCATGGGCGTCTTCACGCTCATCCCCATCGTCGCCTCGATCGTCCTGGCCTTCTTCCACTGGGACATCATCTCCGCCCCCGAATTCGTGGGCTTCGCCAACTTCGCCGAAGTGGCCCAGAGCCCCACGGCCCAGGTGTCCTTCATCAACACGATCCTCTTCGTCGTGGTGGCGGTGGCTCTGCAGCTCGGCATCGCCCTCGGCCTGGCCGTCCTGGTCACCGAGAAGCTTCCCAACTGGCTCCGCAGCTTCTTCCGCAGTGCGCTGTTCTTCCCGCTCGTCCTCTCGGCCGCTTCGGTGTCCATCTTCATGAAGTACCTCTTCAACGAGAAGTTCGGTGTGGTGAACTGGCTGCTGTCCCTGCTCAACATCCCCTCGGTGCCCTGGCTCACGAGCCCCACGGGATCCGCGGCCGTGATCGTCCTGGTCTACGTGTGGCAGAACTTCGGCTTCTCTTTCCTGCTCTTCCTGGGCGGCCTGGCGTCGATCCCCACCGAGACCTACGAAGCGGCGTCGCTCGACGGCGCGACCGGCTGGCGCAAGCTGGTCCAGATCACCCTGCCCCTCCTCAGCCCCACCACCCTGGTGGCCTCGGTCATGGCGATCATCTCGGCGCTCCAGGTCTTCGACCAGCCCTACGTCCTCACCGGAGGCGGACCGGGTGACTCCACCCGCACCGCGGTCATGGTGATCTTCGAGACCGCCTTCCAGCGCCTCGAATTCGGCCAGGCCTCGGCCTTGGGCGTCATCCTGACCATCATCATCATGCTGATCACGGCGGCGCAGTTCCGCCTCAGCAAGCGCTTCGTCTTCTACCAGTGAGGCCCGCCATGACCACCACCCAGACTCTCCGGCCCCGTGGCACCTCCACCGTGGACCCTGCACCGACCACCCGCCGTCGCATCGACTGGGGCATGACCGGACGGATCGTCATCCTGGCGATCGCCGCCGTGTTCACCATCGGGCCCGTGCTGTGGACCTTGTCCACCTCACTGCGCCTGCCGAGCGAATCGTTCAACCTGCCGCCGAGCTTCATCCCCTGGAACCCGGACTTCACGTCCTACGCCCAGGTGTTCAAGCAGCTCAACATGGGCCTCCTGGTCCTGAATAGCGCACTCGTCACGGGCCTGGTGGCCCTCGGCCAGATGGCCTCCGCCGCCCTGGCCGGGTACGCCTTCGCCCAGCTGGAGTTCAAGGGCAAGAGCGCCCTGTTCTCCGTCATCCTGGCCACCATGATGGTGCCGCTGCAGGTCACGATCGTCCCGGTCTTCCTGCTGATCCGCGGCATGGGCCTCTCCGACACGCTGCTGGCCCTGATCATCCCGGCCATCCCGACGGCGTTCGGCACCTTCCTCATGCGCCAGTACTTCCTGGGCCTGCCGCCGGACCTCGCGGAAGCCGCCGCGATCGACGGCGCCACCCCGTGGCGGACCTTCCGTTCCGTGTACGCGCCGCTGGCCATGCCGGGCCTGGCGATCGTGGGCATCCTCGCCTTCAACTACCACTGGAACGAGTTCTTCCGGCCCCTGATCATGACCATCTCGGAGCAGAACTTCACCCTGCCCCTGGGCCTGGTCTCCCTCCAGGGCAACATGGGCACCGGCAGCATCTCCGTGGTCCTGGCGGGCGTGATCCTGTCCATGATCCCGGCGTTCGTGGTGTTCATCTTCGGCCAGCGCACCCTGCGGGCCGGCCTCACCTCCGGCATCGGCAAGTAACCACCCCCTGTACGGCGCGGGTCCCTTCGCCGCCACGCACCCGTCGTGGCCGCGAAGGGACCCGTCCGCCTCCCCGCCTCCCCGCACTTTCCCGAAAGGACCCCCTCCGTGACCCAGCCTGCAGCCCTCTCCTTCGCCAGGACGGCGGCGGAGCACCCGGATCCGTACTTCCCGCGCCTCCACCCCCGACCCGCGCAGGGCTGGATCAACGACCCCAACGGCGTCAGCCACGTCAACGGCCGTTACCACGTGTTCTTCCAGTACAACCCGGACTCCGCGCGGCACCACCGCATCCAGTGGGGGCACGTGAGCAGCGCGGACCTGGTGCACTGGGAGGAGCACCCGGTGGCGCTGAAGCCGCAGGACGGCGGGCCGGATGACTTCGGCTGCTGGACCGGCGTGGTCACGGTCGACGGCGGCGTCCCTACCGCGGCCTACTCGGGCGTGCGTGCCGACGGCGGCGCCTCCCAGGTGGTGATCGCGCGCGGCTCGGAGGACCTCGTGGACTGGGTCCAGACCGGGCACGTGGCGGCGTCCATGCCGGAGGACCCGCAGGTCACCGCGGTGCGGGACCCGTTCCTTTTCACCTTCGAGGGTGTTCGGTACGCCATCCAGGGAGCCGGACTGGCCGATGGCCGCGCGGCGCTGCTCCTGTACCGCGTCGCCGACATGGACGCCTGGGAGTATCTGGGGATCTGGCTCACCACGGACAACCCCGTCAACGCTCCGGCCAATCTGGCCGAGATCTGGGAGTGCCCCCAGCTGGTGCGCATCCCCGACGGCGAGGGCGGGACCGCGTGGCTCGCGATGTTCTCCCTCTGGCAGAAGGACGACTTCCACGAGCACGCCCTCGGCACCGGTCACCTGGTGGGCCGCATGACCGCCGACCCGGAGACGGGGCTCCCGGTCTTCACCCCGGTCTCGGGCGGTCGCTCGGACCTCGGCCGGGACTTCTACGCCCCGCAGATCGCCCAGCTCAAGGACGCCGAGGACGGGACGCCGCGGGTGCTCCTCTCCGGCTGGGCCAACGAAGGCCCGGGCCGTGACGGACGCCGGGGCCGCACCCAGGACGAGATCGACGCCGCCGGCTGGGCGGGCGTGCTGACCCATCCGAGGACGCTCCGTCTGGTCGACGGCCGGCTCGAGGTGGCCCCCTTCGCCGAGGTGGACGCCTGCCGCGCCGGCGAGCTGTCCTTCACCGACCGTGCGGTGACACTGCCCGCGCAGGGCGAGGCGTCCGTCGTCGCGCGGGCGGAGGCTGCGGTGACCGTCCGCCTGGGGGAGACGGTGCTGCTCCGGGAAGAGCTGGCCGCAGGCCAGGAACTCCGTGTGTTCGTGGATGCCTCGCTGCTGGAGATCTACCGGAGCGGCGGCGTCGCGACCACGCTGCGCATCTACCCGCAGCCGGGTGAGGAACTCCGGGTGGCGTTCGACGGCGACGCGCTCGCCAGCGCGTGGACGCTCGCCCTGCCGGAGGCGTGAGGCCCTTCTGACCTCTTGAGTGCTCAGTAGTTGCGGGTTGATCCGGTCCGGACCCGCAACAACTGAGCACTCAACGGTCGGTCGTCAGGCCGGGGCCGGCCCCAGCGACCCCCGGTCCACGAAGCGTCCCCGGATGAGCTGCTCGCCCTCCAGGACACTCCGGTCCGGCGGAAGGTGCTTGGACGCCTTCCGGGCGACCCGCGGTATGGCCGACAGCAGCCGGGTCATCGCGGCGGCGCCGATCTCGCGCAGAGGGAGGGCCATGGTGCTCAGCGCGGGGACCATGGTGTCCGCGATGCGCTCCTCGTCGTCGTAGCCCACGATCGAGACGTCACCCGGCACCTGGAGGCCGAGTCCCCGTGCGGCGAGAACGGCGCCGACGGCACAGCGGTCGTTGGCGCACAGCAGCGCGGTGGGCCGCTCGTCCGCGGGCACGGACAACGCTGCGCCGGCCGCGGCGAAACCATCCGTGATGTCCCAGCCGGTCGGGAGGACGGCGTCCTCCGGGAACGGCAGGCCGGCCTCGGCCATGGCCTCGCGGTACCCGGCGAGACGCCGCTGGGACGCGGGATGCGTCAGGGGGCCCGTGAGGAAGGCGAGCCGCCGGTGCCCGTGGGCGAGGACATGCCGCAGAGCCTCCGCGCCGCCCCAGACCTCATCCGGCAGGACGTTCCCCACATGACCGGGCCCGCGGGAATCGAAGCAGTTCGCGAGAATGGACGGCGCCTTCTCCATGCCGGCCGGCACCTTGAGCTCGCGCAGACCCACCGTGACGTACATGAGCGCGTCGACGTGCCGGTCCAGAAGTGTCTCGACGGCGCTGACGTCGCGTTGCTCGTCCAGTTCGGTGTCCAGGCCGAGGGTCACGAAGCCTTGCGTGCGGGCGACGGCGTCCGCTCCGGCGATGATGTTGCCGTCCACCGGCCCGGAGATGACACGGTCCGAGACGATCCCGATCACGCTCGTGCGCTGATTCCGCAGGCTCAGAGCTACGGCGTTGGGTTTGTAATTCAGTTCCTTGGCCGCCTGGCGGATGCGCTCCTGGCTCTCGCTGGCGATGTTGCCGTCCCCGTGGCCATTGAGCACCAGGGAGACCGCGCTGCGGGAAACCCCTGCGAGTTTCGCCACATCCTGGGCGGTCGCCTTGCGCTGCATCCAGATCCTGCCTTGATCCCGGCCCGCCGCTTCTGCGCGGGGTTCTCCCCAAGTTTAGCGATCCGCGGTCCCAGCTCCCGGAGGAATCCTGCGAACCGGGGTGAAAACCGCGCGTAAAGTCGGAACCATGAGCCAGAGCACCACCTCGCCGCACGAGAGCCTCCCCACCCTGGACGAGCTGCTGGGCACGGCCCGCGTGGTCACGCTGCCCCTGCACGTGAAGTTCCGCGGCGTGACGCATCGCGAGATGGTGCTCTTCCGGGGTCCGGCCGGC
This portion of the Arthrobacter woluwensis genome encodes:
- a CDS encoding carbohydrate ABC transporter permease, yielding MKQQRWLPWVFLAPTIAGMGVFTLIPIVASIVLAFFHWDIISAPEFVGFANFAEVAQSPTAQVSFINTILFVVVAVALQLGIALGLAVLVTEKLPNWLRSFFRSALFFPLVLSAASVSIFMKYLFNEKFGVVNWLLSLLNIPSVPWLTSPTGSAAVIVLVYVWQNFGFSFLLFLGGLASIPTETYEAASLDGATGWRKLVQITLPLLSPTTLVASVMAIISALQVFDQPYVLTGGGPGDSTRTAVMVIFETAFQRLEFGQASALGVILTIIIMLITAAQFRLSKRFVFYQ
- a CDS encoding carbohydrate ABC transporter permease — encoded protein: MTTTQTLRPRGTSTVDPAPTTRRRIDWGMTGRIVILAIAAVFTIGPVLWTLSTSLRLPSESFNLPPSFIPWNPDFTSYAQVFKQLNMGLLVLNSALVTGLVALGQMASAALAGYAFAQLEFKGKSALFSVILATMMVPLQVTIVPVFLLIRGMGLSDTLLALIIPAIPTAFGTFLMRQYFLGLPPDLAEAAAIDGATPWRTFRSVYAPLAMPGLAIVGILAFNYHWNEFFRPLIMTISEQNFTLPLGLVSLQGNMGTGSISVVLAGVILSMIPAFVVFIFGQRTLRAGLTSGIGK
- a CDS encoding glycoside hydrolase family 32 protein produces the protein MTQPAALSFARTAAEHPDPYFPRLHPRPAQGWINDPNGVSHVNGRYHVFFQYNPDSARHHRIQWGHVSSADLVHWEEHPVALKPQDGGPDDFGCWTGVVTVDGGVPTAAYSGVRADGGASQVVIARGSEDLVDWVQTGHVAASMPEDPQVTAVRDPFLFTFEGVRYAIQGAGLADGRAALLLYRVADMDAWEYLGIWLTTDNPVNAPANLAEIWECPQLVRIPDGEGGTAWLAMFSLWQKDDFHEHALGTGHLVGRMTADPETGLPVFTPVSGGRSDLGRDFYAPQIAQLKDAEDGTPRVLLSGWANEGPGRDGRRGRTQDEIDAAGWAGVLTHPRTLRLVDGRLEVAPFAEVDACRAGELSFTDRAVTLPAQGEASVVARAEAAVTVRLGETVLLREELAAGQELRVFVDASLLEIYRSGGVATTLRIYPQPGEELRVAFDGDALASAWTLALPEA
- a CDS encoding LacI family DNA-binding transcriptional regulator; protein product: MQRKATAQDVAKLAGVSRSAVSLVLNGHGDGNIASESQERIRQAAKELNYKPNAVALSLRNQRTSVIGIVSDRVISGPVDGNIIAGADAVARTQGFVTLGLDTELDEQRDVSAVETLLDRHVDALMYVTVGLRELKVPAGMEKAPSILANCFDSRGPGHVGNVLPDEVWGGAEALRHVLAHGHRRLAFLTGPLTHPASQRRLAGYREAMAEAGLPFPEDAVLPTGWDITDGFAAAGAALSVPADERPTALLCANDRCAVGAVLAARGLGLQVPGDVSIVGYDDEERIADTMVPALSTMALPLREIGAAAMTRLLSAIPRVARKASKHLPPDRSVLEGEQLIRGRFVDRGSLGPAPA